One region of Ictalurus punctatus breed USDA103 chromosome 6, Coco_2.0, whole genome shotgun sequence genomic DNA includes:
- the ggact gene encoding gamma-glutamylaminecyclotransferase precursor produces MRRLFPTTLGIFSFLLPATQMTHIFVYGTLKKGQPNHYRMLDSTKGNAKFLGCARTVEKYPLVIADKHNIPFLLNVPGEGQRVQGEIYSVDDPMLKFLDWFESCPQMYQRTQVLLEVEEWVGEGEGTPQVGGTTDAFVYSTTTYKPEWLQYPTFESYDAYGDHGLQYVTREDRGSD; encoded by the exons ATGAGAAGGTTATTTCCTACAACTCTG GGGATTTTTAGCTTTCTTCTACCAGCTACTCAGATGAcacatatatttgtatatggCACTCTTAAAAAGGGCCAACCCAACCACTATAGGATGCTGGACTCTACCAAAGGCAATGCCAAGTTCCTTGGCTGTGCTCGCACTGTTGAAAAATACCCCCTGGTGATAGCAGACAAGCACAATATCCCCTTCCTCCTCAACGTTCCTGGAGAGGGACAACGTGTCCAGGGGGAAATCTACAGTGTGGATGATCCAATGCTGAAGTTCCTTGATTGGTTTGAAAGCTGTCCACAAATGTATCAGCGAACACAGGTCCTGCTTGAAGTTGAGGAGTGGGTTGGAGAAGGAGAGGGAACACCTCAAGTGGGCGGTACCACTGATGCCTTTGTGTACAGTACAACCACTTACAAACCAGAGTGGCTCCAGTATCCTACTTTCGAGAGCTATGATGCCTATGGGGATCACGGTCTGCAGTATGTGACTCGAGAAGACAGAGGCTCTGACTGA